A genomic stretch from Desulfurococcaceae archaeon MEX13E-LK6-19 includes:
- a CDS encoding radical SAM protein, translating into MYKIIMKPIGRFKEDRIVYTIDSSEPLLGLLPIGVIDRGTNVLQVRPTTICPLNCIFCSVDAGPFSKHRWAEYIVSPRTIVDTVEFVARHKGAGLEALIDTVGDPLTYPHLPELVRELKKIPQITSVAIETHGALLTKKIIDKLDEAGLDRINLSIDTLNEDKARFLQGVKWFNVRKVMELAEYLVKNTSIDLHVTPVWIPGINDNDVIEVIKWALKIGAGKKWPPVTIQKYNVHKFGRRVPNVKPMGWQEFWRKLEDLEKKLGIRLRWSMEEWRMRYMPRVPNPLKKKDIVVATVIGRGWLRGEYLGYVPSKKRFLTIVNFRHKLSSVEDRINVYVKIIDDKDGVFIGRFIGFV; encoded by the coding sequence ATGTATAAGATCATTATGAAACCTATTGGTAGATTCAAAGAAGATCGTATTGTATATACTATTGATTCCTCAGAGCCTCTGCTTGGTTTGTTGCCCATAGGCGTTATTGATAGAGGTACCAATGTTCTACAAGTAAGACCAACCACTATATGTCCCTTAAACTGCATATTCTGTAGCGTCGATGCAGGCCCTTTTAGTAAGCATAGGTGGGCTGAATACATAGTGTCTCCAAGAACTATTGTCGACACAGTAGAATTTGTTGCAAGACATAAAGGAGCGGGTTTAGAGGCATTAATCGATACTGTTGGTGATCCACTAACTTATCCCCATCTACCAGAACTCGTTAGAGAACTAAAGAAAATACCCCAGATAACATCGGTGGCTATAGAGACTCACGGAGCTTTGCTGACAAAGAAAATTATAGACAAGCTTGATGAGGCAGGTTTAGATAGGATTAATCTAAGCATAGATACTCTTAACGAGGATAAAGCACGTTTTCTCCAGGGTGTGAAGTGGTTTAACGTTAGGAAGGTTATGGAATTAGCCGAGTATTTGGTCAAGAATACAAGTATAGATCTCCATGTAACCCCGGTGTGGATACCAGGTATAAACGATAATGATGTTATAGAGGTTATTAAATGGGCTTTGAAAATAGGTGCTGGCAAGAAATGGCCTCCTGTTACCATACAGAAATATAATGTTCATAAATTCGGTAGACGTGTCCCTAACGTAAAGCCTATGGGGTGGCAGGAGTTTTGGAGAAAACTAGAGGATCTTGAGAAAAAACTTGGCATAAGACTTAGATGGAGTATGGAGGAATGGCGTATGAGATATATGCCTAGAGTACCTAATCCTTTGAAGAAAAAAGATATCGTTGTCGCAACAGTGATTGGGCGTGGCTGGCTTAGAGGAGAGTATCTAGGTTACGTACCGAGCAAAAAGAGGTTCTTAACAATAGTAAATTTCAGGCATAAATTAAGTAGTGTAGAGGATAGAATTAACGTATACGTAAAAATTATTGACGATAAGGATGGTGTTTTTATAGGTAGGTTTATTGGATTTGTCTAA
- a CDS encoding ABC transporter permease, with the protein MPGVGRILVRRAIALGLALIIVVFLTGVIMEATGYSERVWKAIIQAQVRAYVQQLLQKRVPTSEVQKAAKELEENLTRIYGLDQPWYVRVFPLVQRTLVFDLGIIMSPEVANVAGIPYPAPVKEAIFVTLPRTIVMITVAEIICIVIALPFAPRIAYRHGTKLDKAVVTYAALFNAIPVWWLGMLFLFLFGYELGVYDTAAGRKIIPVLNNFWEDPISNFIALIKYSYLPIVVIVISFLGGWFYSIRAITLRIVREDYVTVAKAKGLPEKIIARRYILRVLAPPVTTYVILALAGSIGGFIITESVFDWPGMGSLYFAAITGGDVATILGLTYVLTMVYIIARFILEVLYILLDPRIRMR; encoded by the coding sequence TTGCCTGGAGTAGGCAGAATTCTTGTTAGGAGAGCTATAGCATTAGGTTTAGCATTAATTATAGTAGTATTTCTCACAGGAGTAATCATGGAGGCTACCGGGTATTCCGAAAGAGTATGGAAAGCAATAATACAGGCGCAGGTCAGAGCTTATGTCCAACAACTTTTGCAGAAGAGAGTTCCTACAAGTGAGGTGCAGAAAGCAGCTAAGGAGCTTGAAGAGAATCTTACGAGGATATATGGTCTTGACCAGCCCTGGTACGTGAGAGTATTCCCGCTTGTACAGCGTACGTTGGTTTTCGACTTAGGTATAATAATGTCTCCAGAGGTTGCAAATGTTGCTGGAATTCCTTACCCTGCTCCTGTTAAAGAGGCTATCTTTGTTACACTGCCCCGTACCATAGTGATGATTACTGTTGCGGAAATCATATGTATAGTCATAGCCTTGCCATTTGCGCCACGTATAGCCTATAGACACGGTACAAAACTTGATAAAGCCGTAGTCACTTATGCGGCACTATTCAACGCTATACCAGTATGGTGGCTTGGTATGCTATTCCTATTCCTGTTCGGATACGAGCTTGGAGTCTACGATACTGCTGCTGGAAGAAAAATCATACCAGTACTCAATAACTTCTGGGAAGACCCTATCAGCAACTTTATCGCTCTCATAAAGTACTCATACTTACCAATAGTAGTAATCGTGATATCATTCCTTGGCGGATGGTTCTATAGTATAAGAGCTATCACGTTGAGAATAGTCCGTGAAGACTATGTCACAGTAGCTAAAGCCAAGGGATTGCCGGAGAAAATTATTGCTAGAAGATACATCCTACGTGTACTAGCCCCACCTGTAACAACTTATGTCATCCTGGCTCTAGCCGGCTCCATCGGTGGCTTCATCATTACTGAATCGGTGTTCGACTGGCCTGGAATGGGATCACTCTATTTTGCAGCAATAACTGGTGGTGATGTAGCTACTATCCTAGGGCTCACATATGTCTTGACAATGGTGTATATTATCGCTAGGTTCATACTTGAAGTTCTCTACATCCTACTTGATCCAAGAATTAGGATGAGGTGA
- a CDS encoding polyprenol monophosphomannose synthase, with product MVCECVSIIIPTYNERENVKELIPLIASIANNNGIKYEIIVVDDDSPDKTWEVAKEYEDKYNVKVFVRRGERGLSSAIIYGAKNASCPCVVVMDADFQHPPEKIPDIVDLLNKGCDVVVASRYTKGGGVEGWSKLRYIESKVATIIARIFLPPVRKISDPMSGFFGARRELLLNPDIRPMGYKILIEVIVKNPSVKVCETPYVFRSRRKGKSKLGKKTIFEYLIQVLLDAIYIVKNKIRKQK from the coding sequence ATGGTGTGCGAATGCGTTTCAATAATAATACCTACTTATAATGAAAGAGAAAATGTTAAGGAATTGATTCCGCTTATTGCCTCTATAGCTAACAATAATGGTATAAAATATGAGATCATAGTGGTTGATGACGATAGTCCTGACAAGACATGGGAAGTCGCTAAAGAATATGAGGACAAGTATAATGTAAAGGTTTTCGTCAGACGAGGCGAAAGAGGCTTATCATCAGCCATAATATATGGTGCTAAAAATGCTTCTTGTCCATGTGTTGTAGTTATGGATGCTGATTTCCAGCATCCGCCAGAGAAAATACCTGATATTGTTGATTTATTGAATAAGGGATGTGATGTAGTTGTTGCATCAAGGTATACTAAAGGTGGCGGAGTTGAGGGATGGAGCAAGCTCAGGTATATCGAAAGCAAGGTGGCAACAATTATTGCCAGGATTTTCCTTCCTCCAGTACGGAAAATCAGTGATCCTATGAGTGGTTTCTTTGGTGCTCGTAGAGAACTATTATTAAATCCCGATATAAGACCTATGGGCTATAAGATCCTTATTGAAGTCATAGTTAAGAACCCGTCGGTCAAAGTCTGTGAGACACCATATGTTTTCCGCAGTCGTAGGAAAGGTAAAAGCAAGCTCGGTAAGAAAACTATATTCGAGTACTTGATACAGGTGCTTCTCGACGCGATCTATATTGTGAAGAACAAGATTAGAAAACAGAAGTAG
- a CDS encoding ABC transporter permease: MARARVKKIGESSLSKFGSTLKSSFKEVWSYGTGKAGLILLIILLAVTIYAAISMPPNYNDLWSNPSYWEEYPQEVPPAWISFFGVKYAKQFMDEMEKPVNITRDPKTLYWTVTYETTYKLDAEDYPQGVLAKVWGIRIFWKQNPENKSEYIPVTPIYEFLIIRPDGVEVRLVRDKISIEGTNITVGTKRVYVDLPLVLRPDNTRLRGVLAVALSKKYNLTIKSSDVENFEMQFLFGQPYEENGTIKTKPLLGDYKIVLKLVYSREAFGLEEAVEKVKFVVKGNAYGISGTDNRGRDLAQGLLYGFPIAMTIGVVTATVTIIIGLMLGVISGYYGGLVDELIQRLVDVMGSIPLLPILILIVNATYSMPNFPHDPIWRLAVILGVLIVFGWGGLAIVVRSMTLSIKEEPYIDAARALGAGNRRIIFKHIIPQLIPYAMASLVFSVPNAILTEAGLSVIGIEHGLPTWGRILADARAQAKLYLWWWIIPPGLLISITSLTFVLLGMAIERIVEPRLRTL, from the coding sequence ATGGCTAGGGCTAGAGTCAAGAAAATAGGAGAAAGTAGTTTATCTAAATTTGGTTCAACACTTAAGTCTAGTTTCAAAGAAGTATGGAGCTACGGCACAGGTAAAGCAGGTCTAATTCTTTTGATCATATTGCTCGCGGTAACAATATATGCTGCTATATCCATGCCGCCTAACTACAATGATTTATGGAGCAACCCGAGCTACTGGGAAGAGTATCCACAAGAAGTACCACCAGCTTGGATATCATTCTTTGGAGTAAAATATGCAAAACAATTTATGGATGAAATGGAGAAACCCGTCAATATTACTCGTGATCCAAAAACTCTATACTGGACTGTAACGTATGAAACGACATACAAACTTGATGCAGAAGATTATCCACAGGGAGTACTAGCAAAAGTATGGGGTATCAGAATATTCTGGAAACAAAATCCAGAGAATAAATCAGAGTACATACCAGTGACGCCGATATATGAATTCTTGATAATAAGACCTGACGGTGTTGAAGTTAGACTCGTAAGAGACAAGATCTCTATTGAAGGAACCAACATAACAGTTGGTACGAAGAGAGTATACGTGGACTTGCCTCTAGTTCTGAGACCAGATAATACAAGATTAAGGGGAGTACTAGCAGTAGCTCTTAGCAAGAAATACAACCTAACAATCAAGTCTAGCGATGTCGAGAACTTTGAGATGCAATTCCTGTTTGGACAGCCATATGAAGAAAACGGTACCATAAAGACGAAGCCTTTACTGGGCGACTACAAGATCGTACTAAAGCTTGTTTACTCACGTGAAGCTTTTGGGCTAGAAGAAGCAGTAGAGAAAGTGAAGTTTGTAGTAAAAGGTAATGCGTACGGTATATCAGGTACTGATAACAGAGGAAGAGACCTAGCCCAAGGACTTCTATACGGATTCCCAATAGCTATGACCATAGGTGTTGTAACAGCTACAGTAACAATAATAATAGGATTAATGCTTGGTGTCATAAGTGGTTACTATGGTGGTTTAGTAGATGAGTTAATCCAGAGGCTTGTAGACGTAATGGGCAGTATACCTTTGCTACCAATACTGATCCTAATAGTAAACGCAACATACTCAATGCCTAACTTCCCACATGACCCAATATGGAGGCTGGCAGTGATATTAGGAGTACTAATAGTATTCGGATGGGGAGGACTAGCGATCGTAGTAAGATCGATGACGTTAAGTATTAAGGAAGAACCATATATCGACGCAGCCAGGGCATTAGGTGCTGGCAACAGGAGAATAATATTCAAGCACATAATACCACAGCTAATACCATACGCCATGGCCTCACTAGTATTCAGCGTGCCCAACGCTATACTCACAGAAGCAGGTCTTAGCGTCATAGGAATCGAACACGGATTACCAACATGGGGTAGGATCCTAGCTGACGCTAGAGCTCAGGCAAAACTGTATCTATGGTGGTGGATTATACCTCCAGGCTTACTAATATCAATAACATCGTTGACATTCGTATTGCTAGGAATGGCTATAGAGAGAATAGTCGAGCCAAGACTAAGAACTCTCTAA
- a CDS encoding ABC transporter substrate-binding protein gives MSGKIIPLVILAVLLVGLIAPIATVVAQEEVKGPKTDTLIYRRVKVEDVPNALGSQIDVYIFGVKPSMAEDLKKNPNVVLYTAPSAITDYILNPAPVYVHNYTGVVVVTNGAVDEDATFAKIAELEGLDVSFVKKAVTYYEINAEGNWTYVEFGAHPKYGINPFAFKDIRFAVNFLVDRDFIINSIYLGYAVPQKLIVSPYDPTYRLVYDIEEKLGFTYDPAKAADMISKVLYDLGAYKGPGGYWYFADKPIVVKFIIRVEDERKELGDLLASELEKQGFSVNKMYLTFGEAIYKVYFTDPADFEWHIYTEGWGKGGLDKYDNWGPAFWGAPWLGWVPGWGEATYWNYKNDKLDEITQKIAFGLYHNESEYEQLYREATEIIAKEALRIFIACPLTIYPALRDVKGITLDLGAGLRGIWNPREWYIEGKNELRIGHLWVWTSSTIWNIYGGFDDVYSVDIERATADPMTWRDPRDGSAIPFRANFTVETAGPDGKLDVPADAVVWNATTNEWVPVGEGVQATSKVEFDLSKFIGAKWHHGITITWADVIAAWAYSWDLAYDPEWSALESSYARSNRPWFDTIKGIIFDTANNKIIIYVDYWHFDPAEIAAYVSFGITNPVELHAAMFQLCLIDKTYAFTDTRSEAEKIPQISLVLKEHAADVKAALDEVDYNTLVKPYVTVGGTTYLSESEWSERVTALKNWIDEHNHAWVSQGPYYLDKFDKDAQEVVLKAFRDPTYPFKPGDWYLGMPTMPRILDVTFSSEVLSPGDYFNITVTAEGEPPMEVIYIIKDPETGAVVARGTAENISETEYRVTLDPTTTAEFKSYYTYDLIIIARSVKYAQIDFYKTKLPTGPSKGELQFLQTLIGETLGTALQDLSSKVDTIDSKISALEPATPEDVEKVASKVDELAGTLQLVEILVIVTLVLSIIGIAAAFIKK, from the coding sequence ATGAGTGGAAAAATTATACCACTAGTTATACTAGCTGTATTACTTGTCGGACTCATAGCCCCAATAGCAACAGTCGTCGCACAAGAGGAAGTCAAGGGGCCCAAGACTGATACATTGATTTACAGGAGAGTCAAAGTAGAGGATGTGCCCAACGCTCTTGGAAGCCAGATTGATGTATACATCTTCGGCGTAAAGCCTAGCATGGCTGAGGACCTCAAGAAGAACCCCAATGTAGTACTATACACGGCACCTTCAGCCATCACTGACTACATACTCAACCCAGCTCCAGTCTACGTACACAACTACACTGGTGTTGTTGTCGTTACCAATGGCGCTGTTGATGAGGATGCCACATTTGCAAAAATCGCTGAGCTAGAAGGCTTGGACGTAAGCTTTGTTAAGAAGGCTGTAACATACTACGAGATTAACGCCGAAGGCAACTGGACATACGTAGAGTTTGGTGCTCACCCCAAGTACGGTATCAACCCATTCGCATTCAAGGACATCAGATTTGCTGTAAACTTCCTAGTTGACAGAGACTTCATCATCAACAGCATTTACCTAGGTTACGCTGTACCACAGAAGCTAATCGTATCACCCTACGACCCAACCTACAGGCTTGTCTATGACATTGAAGAGAAGCTAGGCTTCACCTACGACCCAGCCAAGGCAGCTGACATGATCTCCAAGGTACTATACGACCTAGGTGCCTACAAGGGTCCCGGTGGCTACTGGTACTTCGCTGACAAGCCAATCGTTGTAAAGTTCATCATTAGAGTAGAGGACGAGAGAAAAGAGCTTGGCGACCTACTAGCCTCCGAGCTAGAGAAACAAGGATTCAGCGTCAACAAGATGTACCTAACATTCGGTGAAGCCATCTACAAGGTATACTTCACTGACCCAGCCGACTTCGAATGGCACATCTACACTGAGGGCTGGGGTAAGGGTGGTCTAGACAAGTACGACAACTGGGGCCCCGCCTTCTGGGGTGCCCCATGGCTAGGATGGGTGCCTGGCTGGGGTGAGGCAACCTACTGGAACTACAAGAACGACAAACTAGACGAGATCACACAGAAGATAGCATTCGGTCTATACCACAACGAGAGCGAGTATGAGCAACTCTACAGAGAGGCAACCGAGATCATTGCTAAGGAGGCTCTAAGAATATTCATTGCCTGTCCACTAACAATCTACCCAGCTCTCAGAGATGTTAAGGGTATAACTTTAGACCTAGGTGCTGGTCTAAGAGGTATATGGAACCCAAGAGAATGGTACATTGAGGGCAAGAACGAGCTAAGAATCGGACACCTATGGGTATGGACTAGCAGCACTATCTGGAACATCTACGGCGGCTTTGACGACGTATACAGCGTAGACATTGAGAGAGCAACAGCTGACCCAATGACATGGCGTGACCCAAGAGATGGTTCAGCAATACCATTCAGAGCAAACTTCACTGTAGAGACAGCAGGACCTGACGGCAAACTAGATGTACCAGCTGATGCCGTGGTCTGGAACGCTACAACAAACGAGTGGGTACCAGTAGGTGAAGGCGTCCAGGCAACAAGCAAGGTAGAATTTGACCTCAGCAAGTTCATTGGAGCCAAATGGCACCACGGCATTACGATCACATGGGCTGACGTCATTGCTGCATGGGCATACTCATGGGACCTAGCATACGATCCAGAATGGTCAGCACTAGAATCCAGCTATGCTAGAAGCAACAGACCATGGTTTGACACAATCAAGGGTATAATATTTGACACAGCCAACAACAAGATAATAATCTATGTAGACTACTGGCACTTCGACCCAGCAGAAATAGCAGCCTATGTATCATTCGGTATCACCAACCCAGTAGAACTACACGCAGCAATGTTCCAGCTATGTCTAATCGACAAGACCTATGCATTCACTGACACCAGATCAGAGGCAGAGAAGATACCACAGATAAGCCTAGTACTGAAAGAACACGCAGCCGACGTCAAGGCTGCTCTAGACGAAGTTGACTACAACACACTAGTCAAACCATACGTAACTGTAGGTGGTACAACCTACCTAAGCGAGAGCGAGTGGAGTGAGAGAGTAACAGCTCTCAAGAACTGGATTGACGAGCACAACCACGCATGGGTAAGCCAAGGACCATACTACCTAGACAAGTTCGACAAAGACGCACAAGAAGTTGTACTAAAGGCCTTCAGAGACCCAACCTATCCATTCAAGCCTGGTGACTGGTACCTAGGCATGCCAACAATGCCAAGAATCCTAGACGTAACATTCAGCAGTGAAGTACTATCACCTGGTGACTACTTCAACATCACTGTGACAGCTGAAGGAGAACCACCAATGGAGGTAATCTACATCATCAAAGACCCAGAGACAGGTGCAGTAGTAGCCAGAGGCACAGCTGAGAACATCAGCGAGACCGAGTACAGAGTAACACTAGACCCAACAACAACCGCTGAGTTCAAGAGCTACTACACCTACGACCTAATAATCATCGCTAGGAGCGTCAAGTACGCACAGATCGACTTCTACAAGACCAAACTACCAACCGGTCCAAGCAAGGGTGAGCTACAGTTCCTACAGACACTAATCGGTGAGACCCTAGGAACAGCATTACAAGACCTAAGCAGCAAGGTTGACACCATTGACTCCAAGATATCAGCTCTCGAGCCAGCAACACCTGAGGACGTAGAGAAAGTAGCCAGCAAAGTAGACGAGCTAGCAGGCACACTACAGCTAGTAGAGATACTAGTAATCGTAACACTAGTACTATCAATCATCGGAATAGCTGCAGCATTTATCAAGAAGTAA
- a CDS encoding GtrA family protein has product MSLLEQGKVTKIIVKTGLAEKAGVRLLPEDLVELDEVRERVLKSSSEYVAVIPDISYLFADLIIPKALEKLKGADVVVIIARPVSVLQRIWKMIGGLSILEKITGHPRGYVLLFRKRLIEKSSETGEFIDIVMSNASRVIEFTYDIPLIYYLIHIYSKLPYPLLLAVKEPLRILKFAFVGLLGSIVNLVVVSLVAEQVGAAPGKYLQLIVPGLAGFEASIMFNFVLHEAWTFGDMNISRGVLDILRRLVKYHIASIASLLMQVSSILVLTGIFGWSITAAAFIGILLGFIGNYILGRLFTWSPQEETSNRQE; this is encoded by the coding sequence ATGAGTTTATTAGAGCAGGGGAAAGTCACGAAAATTATTGTTAAAACGGGATTGGCAGAGAAGGCTGGGGTAAGGCTTTTACCAGAGGATCTTGTTGAACTAGATGAAGTAAGAGAACGTGTTTTGAAGTCCAGTAGTGAATATGTGGCAGTTATACCTGACATAAGTTACTTATTCGCAGACTTAATCATACCCAAAGCCTTAGAGAAACTTAAGGGTGCTGATGTCGTTGTAATTATTGCTAGACCAGTATCAGTTCTACAGCGTATATGGAAGATGATAGGAGGGCTTTCTATTCTAGAGAAAATAACTGGTCATCCACGTGGGTATGTATTGTTGTTCAGGAAGAGACTTATTGAGAAAAGTAGTGAGACTGGTGAATTCATCGATATTGTTATGAGTAATGCGAGTAGAGTTATCGAGTTTACCTACGATATCCCATTGATATACTATTTAATCCACATATACAGTAAACTACCTTATCCTCTCTTACTTGCTGTAAAAGAACCTCTTCGTATACTAAAGTTCGCATTTGTGGGATTACTTGGAAGCATAGTTAATCTTGTTGTTGTCTCGCTGGTTGCTGAACAAGTGGGAGCTGCTCCCGGAAAATACCTACAATTGATAGTGCCTGGTCTAGCTGGATTTGAAGCTAGTATAATGTTTAATTTCGTGCTCCATGAAGCTTGGACTTTTGGCGACATGAATATATCGCGTGGAGTCCTGGATATACTTCGGAGGCTCGTTAAGTACCATATTGCTAGTATAGCAAGCTTATTGATGCAGGTATCAAGCATACTAGTCCTTACGGGTATATTTGGGTGGAGTATTACAGCAGCCGCATTCATTGGTATACTTCTTGGATTTATAGGCAACTATATACTCGGAAGATTATTTACTTGGTCTCCTCAAGAAGAAACAAGTAATAGACAGGAATGA
- a CDS encoding TATA-box-binding protein, with translation MSFEYDIKPTIRIENIVATVILDQQLDLNAIEHSVPNVTYQPDQFPGLILRLEKPKTTALIFKSGKMVVTGAKSTQMLIQAVKRIIQLLRKHGIVITGRPKIQVQNIVASGDIHAQVNLERAAYLLEDSMYEPEQFPGLIHRMRDPRVVLLIFSSGKMVITGAKEEKEVEDAVVKIAKKLKDLGCLKPRI, from the coding sequence ATGAGTTTTGAATACGATATAAAGCCTACTATAAGAATAGAAAATATTGTCGCAACAGTAATTCTCGACCAGCAGCTCGATTTGAATGCTATAGAGCACAGTGTCCCCAATGTAACTTATCAGCCAGACCAGTTCCCGGGACTAATACTTAGGCTCGAGAAACCGAAGACCACGGCATTGATTTTCAAGTCTGGTAAAATGGTTGTTACAGGTGCCAAGAGTACACAAATGCTTATCCAAGCTGTTAAAAGGATCATACAGCTTTTGAGGAAACACGGTATAGTCATTACTGGTAGACCGAAAATACAGGTACAGAATATTGTTGCTTCTGGCGACATACATGCACAAGTGAATCTTGAAAGAGCTGCTTACCTTCTTGAGGACAGTATGTATGAGCCTGAGCAGTTCCCCGGACTAATTCACCGTATGAGAGATCCAAGAGTAGTGCTCTTGATATTTAGTAGTGGTAAAATGGTTATCACGGGAGCCAAGGAAGAAAAGGAAGTAGAGGATGCCGTAGTAAAGATCGCCAAGAAGCTCAAGGACTTGGGCTGTCTTAAGCCGAGAATATAG
- a CDS encoding uracil-DNA glycosylase, protein MLFLETGEWEKLIEEIRQCRKCPLHKTRKNPVPGEGSIETKVMFVGEAPGAREDEEGRPFVGAAGKLLTELLESIGVKREQVYITNVIKCRPPGNRDPTEEEIAACLPYLIRQIKLLQPRVIIALGRHAAKTLFKLAGLTWKNMTAMHGRVHEGVIEGIKVKIVATYHPAAALYYPKLRPVLENDFRDVIKHLITSSKETTGKKQRSLLDYI, encoded by the coding sequence GTGCTTTTCTTGGAGACTGGTGAATGGGAAAAACTGATAGAAGAGATCAGGCAGTGCCGTAAATGCCCGTTGCATAAGACGAGAAAGAATCCGGTCCCAGGAGAAGGATCTATTGAAACAAAAGTCATGTTTGTAGGAGAGGCTCCAGGTGCAAGAGAAGATGAGGAAGGGAGACCTTTTGTTGGTGCTGCAGGTAAACTACTAACAGAGCTATTAGAATCAATAGGGGTTAAGAGGGAACAAGTCTACATAACAAACGTTATTAAGTGTAGACCACCGGGCAATAGAGATCCTACTGAAGAGGAAATAGCTGCTTGTCTGCCATATCTTATCAGGCAAATAAAACTACTACAACCAAGAGTCATAATCGCGTTAGGAAGACATGCCGCTAAGACATTATTTAAACTAGCTGGTCTTACGTGGAAAAACATGACTGCAATGCATGGCAGGGTACATGAAGGAGTTATTGAGGGTATCAAAGTGAAAATTGTAGCAACATATCATCCTGCTGCCGCCCTATACTACCCTAAATTAAGACCAGTTCTTGAGAATGATTTCAGAGATGTAATAAAACATCTAATAACGAGTAGTAAGGAGACTACAGGAAAGAAACAACGTTCTCTTCTCGATTACATATAG
- a CDS encoding metallophosphoesterase, producing the protein MSDSRSVSELYRIYDGIYIVAATPTLYFEDNGLLVFADTHLGFEEEMARQGVFIPRAQLRRIISTLDRVFSLLKERGVKTVLINGDVKHSFDKLTRQEKYEVKALLDYLFDKVDRVLIVRGNHDNYLPIVTKDYGIELMPYHEVTYRGRKIVFTHGHVIVDVDADLIIIGHEHPSIALIDSLGLVTKAPCFLYMKLDTGSELIVLPSMGAYQSGTRVTLDRASYLSPYIREHGILENAKPYVIEKDYGVMELPELSTLMEILGSDTGSL; encoded by the coding sequence ATGAGTGATAGTAGAAGTGTGAGCGAGCTTTACAGAATTTATGATGGTATTTATATTGTGGCTGCTACTCCGACCCTGTATTTTGAAGATAATGGGCTTCTTGTTTTTGCCGATACTCATCTTGGTTTTGAGGAGGAGATGGCTAGACAGGGTGTATTTATTCCTAGGGCTCAATTGAGAAGAATTATTAGTACTCTTGATAGGGTTTTCTCTTTGTTGAAAGAAAGAGGTGTGAAGACTGTTCTTATCAATGGTGATGTCAAGCACTCATTTGATAAGCTTACAAGGCAAGAGAAATACGAAGTAAAAGCATTGCTTGATTATCTTTTTGATAAGGTTGATAGAGTACTTATAGTCAGAGGCAACCATGATAATTACCTTCCTATAGTCACTAAAGACTATGGTATAGAGCTTATGCCTTATCATGAAGTTACCTATAGGGGGAGGAAGATCGTTTTTACGCATGGGCATGTTATTGTTGATGTTGATGCTGATTTAATCATTATAGGTCATGAACATCCAAGTATAGCTCTCATAGATTCTTTAGGCTTGGTTACTAAGGCCCCTTGTTTCCTATACATGAAGTTAGATACAGGCTCGGAGCTTATTGTATTACCGTCAATGGGGGCATACCAGTCTGGTACAAGGGTTACGCTTGACAGAGCTAGCTATTTGTCCCCCTACATTCGTGAACACGGTATTCTCGAGAACGCGAAACCATACGTTATAGAGAAAGACTATGGAGTCATGGAGTTGCCTGAACTAAGCACTCTTATGGAGATTCTCGGCAGTGATACGGGTTCTTTATAG
- a CDS encoding DUF5622 domain-containing protein — translation MGGKHGKYVYVERNDGWFVKVRTLKSRDPADPEKYIVVGPKTRNPPYTYKILKEEELPEEVRRKLYEI, via the coding sequence ATGGGCGGTAAACACGGTAAATATGTATATGTTGAAAGAAATGACGGATGGTTCGTTAAAGTAAGAACACTAAAAAGCAGAGACCCAGCAGACCCTGAAAAATACATAGTTGTTGGACCCAAAACCAGGAACCCACCATACACATACAAGATTCTCAAAGAAGAAGAATTACCTGAGGAAGTAAGGAGAAAATTATACGAGATATAA